The Drosophila mauritiana strain mau12 chromosome 2R, ASM438214v1, whole genome shotgun sequence genome has a segment encoding these proteins:
- the LOC117136893 gene encoding phenoloxidase-activating factor 2, translating into MNVEQVLLISLALVSLAPASLSIRACGSHEVCVSKKKCDETDDSGKGKLVKRILDNSCGRDLECCDREQLENFEAYQAEIEYRNQRRKNLWDPLDNPHEAAAKPNRVGDKEDEPGYKSCGVQRECVPRHLCSTGVVNEDGRYIIKPRINEESNFGCRVVEECCPLGDQIEEGRNSIQRNAKDFLLKGCGYSNPKGLYYQLDGYNNGESVFAEFPWMVALMDMEGNFVCGGALIHPQLVLTSAHNVLNRSEDSLLVRAGDWDLNSQTELHPYQMRAISELHRHDNFNNLTLYNDIALVVLERPFQVAPHIQPICLPPPETPQMEAELRSASCLATGWGLRYSTSRTMENLLKRIELPAVDHESCQRLLRRTVLGRRYNLHPSFTCAGGVKGKDTCMGDGGSPLFCTLPGQKDRYQLVGLVSWGIECAEKDVPAAYTNVAYLRNWIDEQVTKSGFPSIEGF; encoded by the exons ATGAATGTGGAGCAGGTGTTGCTGATCAGTCTGGCACTGGTTTCCCTCGCACCGGCGAGCCTCTCGATCCGCGCCTGCGGGAGCCACGAGGTCTGCGTTAGCAAGAAGAAGTGCGACGAGACGGATGATTCCGGCAAGGGGAAGCTGGTCAAGCGCATATTGGACAACAGCTGCGGCCGCGACTTGGAGTGCTGCGATAGGGAGCAGTTGGAGAACTTCGAGGCCTATCAGGCCGAGATCGAGTACCGGAATCAGCGACGGAAAAATCTGTGGGACCCCCTGGATAACCCCCATGAAGCCGCAGCGAAACCAAACCGCGTGGGCGACAAGGAGGACGAGCCGGGCTACAAAAGTTGTGGCGTCCAGCGGGAGTGTGTCCCGCGGCACCTCTGCTCCACCGGAGTGGTCAACGAGGATGGGCGGTACATCATCAAGCCGCGCATAAACGAGGAGAGCAACTTCGGCTGCCGGGTCGTGGAGGAGTGCTGTCCGTTGGGCGATCAG ATTGAGGAGGGTCGCAATTCCATCCAGCGTAACGCAAAGGATTTTCTGCTGAAGGGATGCGGCTATAGCAACCCGAAGGGGCTCTACTACCAACTGGATGGGTACAACAATGGCGAGTCCGTCTTCGCCGAGTTCCCCTGGATGGTGGCGTTGATGGACATGGAGGGCAACTTCGTCTGCGGCGGCGCCCTCATCCACCCGCAGCTGGTGCTGACCAGTGCCCACAACGTGCTCAACCGGAGTGAGGACTCGCTGCTGGTTCGAGCTGGCGACTGGGACCTTAACAGCCAGACAGAGCTGCATCCCTACCAGATGCGGGCCATCAGCGAGCTGCATCGCCACGATAACTTCAACAACCTGACCCTATACAACGACATTGCTCTGGTGGTGCTGGAGCGACCGTTCCAGGTGGCGCCGCACATACAGCCCATCTGCCTGCCGCCGCCGGAGACGCCCCAAATGGAGGCCGAGTTGCGGAGTGCAAGCTGCTTGGCCACTGGCTGGGGGCTCAGGTACAGCACGTCCCGCACCATGGAAAACCTGCTAAAGCGCATCGAGCTGCCGGCGGTGGACCACGAGTCCTGCCAACGCCTGTTGCGGCGCACTGTCCTGGGGCGTCGCTACAACCTACATCCGAGCTTCACTTGTGCCGGCGGCGTGAAGGGCAAGGACACCTGCATGGGCGATGGCGGCTCCCCGTTGTTTTGCACTTTGCCTGGTCAGAAGGATCGCTACCAGCTGGTGGGCCTCGTGTCCTGGGGCATCGAATGTGCCGAGAAGGATGTGCCTGCGGCCTACACGAATGTGGCCTATTTGAGGAACTGGATCGATGAGCAGGTGACGAAGAGCGGGTTCCCATCAATAGAGGGCTTTTAG
- the LOC117137980 gene encoding CTD nuclear envelope phosphatase 1: MVSQLPAQSADLDKLAPSGQFAVAVVSNLQRSRSSSDRRRLVLILLASDLGTYIRRLLARVAEKACTILRTYLGLSYREVSISPDMAHRLSVVGRKTLVLDLDETLVHSCYLDPDTHDNVGCSQLPENARPDYVLNISIDGMEPIVFRVFKRPHVDEFLDFVSKWYDLVIYTASLEAYAAQVVDQLDAGRGLMTRRFYRQHCRASSPLVSKDLTLVSPDMSGVLIIDNSPYAYRDFPDNAVPIKTFIYDPDDTELLKMLPFLDALRFTKDVRSILGRRVIRHYHNRSTISSHH; the protein is encoded by the coding sequence ATGGTCAGTCAGCTGCCCGCACAGTCTGCTGATTTAGACAAGCTCGCTCCATCCGGTCAGTTTGCCGTCGCTGTGGTCAGCAATCTCCAGAGATCGCGTTCGAGCTCCGATCGCCGGCGGCTCGTGTTGATCCTGCTCGCCAGCGACCTGGGCACCTATATTAGACGCCTGCTGGCCCGTGTGGCGGAGAAGGCATGTACGATCCTACGCACGTATCTGGGGCTTAGCTACCGGGAAGTGTCCATATCCCCGGACATGGCCCACAGACTGTCCGTCGTTGGCCGGAAGACACTGGTCCTGGACCTGGATGAGACTCTGGTGCACTCATGTTACCTCGATCCGGATACCCACGATAACGTGGGATGCAGCCAGTTGCCCGAAAACGCACGACCGGACTATGTGCTCAATATTTCCATCGACGGGATGGAACCTATCGTTTTCCGGGTCTTCAAGCGGCCGCATGTCGACGAGTTCCTGGACTTCGTGTCCAAGTGGTACGACCTGGTGATCTACACGGCCAGCCTGGAGGCTTATGCCGCCCAGGTTGTGGACCAACTGGACGCGGGGCGAGGATTGATGACTCGCCGCTTCTATCGCCAGCACTGTCGAGCCTCCTCGCCATTGGTCTCCAAGGACCTGACATTGGTCAGCCCTGACATGAGCGGCGTTTTAATCATCGACAACTCGCCGTACGCGTACCGCGACTTTCCCGACAACGCAGTTCCCATTAAGACCTTCATCTACGACCCCGACGACACGGAGCTGCTGAAGATGCTGCCCTTCCTCGATGCCCTGCGCTTCACCAAGGACGTTCGCTCCATTCTCGGTCGGCGCGTTATCCGCCATTACCATAACCGATCTACCATTTCATCCCATCATTAA
- the LOC117137979 gene encoding mitochondrial sodium/calcium exchanger protein isoform X1 yields MATEDSYVPNAFDAEFDNFWDTVSCYAANTFPFEERCAFVAKAKDCNRSTNVLPYMRIMACDLNCVNEFEQVIFLTLFMGLCYEILVLLIHVCNKYYSPALKAVSRFLRMNEHVAGVTLLAFGNSSADLFSNLASVNANVPVFANSLAAALFVSMVSGGLICYMSPFKMNAYESVRDILFLIFGSMLLQYFLASSEHVSETSFIVMFLVYIFYILVNVVDVYLIRRALKTTNAQIDALLVGEMTPEKRKRLSELERNQAIYSRDMEVEIFERTNSGPNINKIRYTTLRMGRSTRISIDKKATRNVLHNRALGRNWGLFKDLFRVLRPINREKWRKGNIIKRAFMLTKIPAVILCCIYIPLVDYELDKHGWNKLLNCIQVMLNPAMSIMAIKALLSSRGNSLWYVAMAEESIYAVYSLPITMPIAVFMFIQSRTDVPPFYHSVFTVMNLTGSMFMIFICATEIDKVLEVIGHILKVEDDFMGATVKACTGSLGPLIANVAMALHGYPKMAYASAIGGPFFTVVMSASTVMHVKNLVGLPVSEANQTGNYGLNAFIFLNLGLFSTLLWSTTLGFFARRSVGIFSIVFYCIYLLFAILIHRKIIHSFSSDLPVTAAFGDI; encoded by the exons ATGGCCACCGAAGACAGCTATGTGCCCAATGCCTTCGATGCGGAGTTCGATAACTTCTGGGACACGGTCAGCTGCTACGCGGCCAACACGTTTCCCTTCGAGGAGCGGTGTGCCTTTGTGGCGAAAGCCAAGGACTGCAATAGGAGCACCAATGTGCTGCCCTACATGAGGATCATGGCCTGCGACCTGAACTGCGTAAACGAATTCGAGCAGGTCATCTTCCTCACTCTGTTCATGGGTCTCTGCTACGAGATACTTGTTCTGCTGATCCACGTTTGCAACAAATA CTACAGTCCTGCTCTGAAGGCCGTGTCGCGGTTCCTCCGTATGAACGAGCACGTGGCGGGCGTGACCTTGTTGGCCTTTGGGAACAGCTCCGCCGACCTATTCTCCAACCTGGCCagtgtgaatgcgaatgtGCCCGTGTTTGCCAATAGTTTGGCCGCCGCCCTCTTTGTGTCCATGGTTTCAGGAGGTCTGATCTGCTACATGAGTCCTTTCAAGATGAACGCGTACGAAAGTGTTCGGGACATTTTGTTTCTTATCTTTGGATCGATGCTCCTTCAGTACTTCCTGGCCAGCAGTGAACATGTATCCGAAACGTCATTCATAG TTATGTTTCttgtatacattttttacATATTAGTAAATGTCGTTGATGTGTACCTCATTCGGAGGGCGTTAAAGA CAACAAATGCACAGATCGATGCCCTCTTGGTGGGAGAAATGACTCCGGAAAAGAGAAAGCGCCTAAGTGAATTGGAGAGAAACCAGGCGATCTACTCCCGTGACATGGAAGTGGAGATTTTTGAAAGGACCAATTCGGGTCCCAACATCAACAAAATAAGGTACACCACCTTGAGAATGGGCCGCAGCACTCGCATAAGCATCGATAAGAAGGCCACGCGGAATGTATTGCACAACAGAGCGCTGGGAAGGAACTGGGGACTCTTCAAGGACCTCTTCAGAGTCCTGAGGCCAATTAACCGTGAAAAGTGGCGGAAAGGAAACATAATCAAGCGTGCCTTTATGTTGACCAAAATCCCAGCTGTAATCTTATGCTGCATCTACATACCTCTGGTGGACTACGAGCTGGACAAACATGGCTGGAACAAGCTTctgaattgcattcaagtaaTGCTGAATCCGGCAATGTCCATTATGGCCATTAAAG CTTTGCTTAGCTCTAGGGGCAACTCGCTGTGGTACGTTGCCATGGCCGAGGAATCCATTTATGCTGTGTATTCCCTGCCTATAACCATGCCGATAGCGGTCTTTATGTTTATCCAATCTAGAACCGATGTGCCACCATTTTACCATTCG GTGTTTACTGTTATGAATCTGACTGGGTCCATGTTTATGATCTTCATTTGTGCCACGGAAATAGACAAGGTCCTGGAAGTCATTGGCCACATCCTTAAGGTGGAGGACGACTTTATGGGCGCAACGGTGAAGGCTTGTACAGGAAGTCTGGGTCCGCTAATTGCCAACGTGGCGATGGCCTTGCACGGATATCCCAAGATGGCCTACGCCTCAGCCATTGGAGGACCCTTCTTCA CCGTTGTCATGTCCGCCAGCACTGTGATGCATGTCAAGAATCTAGTTGGCCTCCCGGTCTCGGAAGCTAACCAAACGGGCAATTACGGCTTAAATGCATTCATTTTTTTAAACCTGGGTCTGTTTTCCACTCTTCTATGGTCCACGACGCTGGGATTTTTCGCCAGGCGCTCCGTGGGCATATTTTCCATCGTGTTTTACTGCATTTACTTGCTTTTTGCTATCCTAATTCATAGAAAAATCATACATTCGTTTTCTTCGGACTTGCCAGTCACGGCAGCTTTTGGCGATATCTAG
- the LOC117137979 gene encoding mitochondrial sodium/calcium exchanger protein isoform X2: MATEDSYVPNAFDAEFDNFWDTVSCYAANTFPFEERCAFVAKAKDCNRSTNVLPYMRIMACDLNCVNEFEQVIFLTLFMGLCYEILVLLIHVCNKYYSPALKAVSRFLRMNEHVAGVTLLAFGNSSADLFSNLASVNANVPVFANSLAAALFVSMVSGGLICYMSPFKMNAYESVRDILFLIFGSMLLQYFLASSEHVSETSFIVMFLVYIFYILVNVVDVYLIRRALKTTNAQIDALLVGEMTPEKRKRLSELERNQAIYSRDMEVEIFERTNSGPNINKIRYTTLRMGRSTRISIDKKATRNVLHNRALGRNWGLFKDLFRVLRPINREKWRKGNIIKRAFMLTKIPAVILCCIYIPLVDYELDKHGWNKLLNCIQVMLNPAMSIMAIKALLSSRGNSLWYVAMAEESIYAVYSLPITMPIAVFMFIQSRTDVPPFYHSTRSWKSLATSLRWRTTLWAQR, from the exons ATGGCCACCGAAGACAGCTATGTGCCCAATGCCTTCGATGCGGAGTTCGATAACTTCTGGGACACGGTCAGCTGCTACGCGGCCAACACGTTTCCCTTCGAGGAGCGGTGTGCCTTTGTGGCGAAAGCCAAGGACTGCAATAGGAGCACCAATGTGCTGCCCTACATGAGGATCATGGCCTGCGACCTGAACTGCGTAAACGAATTCGAGCAGGTCATCTTCCTCACTCTGTTCATGGGTCTCTGCTACGAGATACTTGTTCTGCTGATCCACGTTTGCAACAAATA CTACAGTCCTGCTCTGAAGGCCGTGTCGCGGTTCCTCCGTATGAACGAGCACGTGGCGGGCGTGACCTTGTTGGCCTTTGGGAACAGCTCCGCCGACCTATTCTCCAACCTGGCCagtgtgaatgcgaatgtGCCCGTGTTTGCCAATAGTTTGGCCGCCGCCCTCTTTGTGTCCATGGTTTCAGGAGGTCTGATCTGCTACATGAGTCCTTTCAAGATGAACGCGTACGAAAGTGTTCGGGACATTTTGTTTCTTATCTTTGGATCGATGCTCCTTCAGTACTTCCTGGCCAGCAGTGAACATGTATCCGAAACGTCATTCATAG TTATGTTTCttgtatacattttttacATATTAGTAAATGTCGTTGATGTGTACCTCATTCGGAGGGCGTTAAAGA CAACAAATGCACAGATCGATGCCCTCTTGGTGGGAGAAATGACTCCGGAAAAGAGAAAGCGCCTAAGTGAATTGGAGAGAAACCAGGCGATCTACTCCCGTGACATGGAAGTGGAGATTTTTGAAAGGACCAATTCGGGTCCCAACATCAACAAAATAAGGTACACCACCTTGAGAATGGGCCGCAGCACTCGCATAAGCATCGATAAGAAGGCCACGCGGAATGTATTGCACAACAGAGCGCTGGGAAGGAACTGGGGACTCTTCAAGGACCTCTTCAGAGTCCTGAGGCCAATTAACCGTGAAAAGTGGCGGAAAGGAAACATAATCAAGCGTGCCTTTATGTTGACCAAAATCCCAGCTGTAATCTTATGCTGCATCTACATACCTCTGGTGGACTACGAGCTGGACAAACATGGCTGGAACAAGCTTctgaattgcattcaagtaaTGCTGAATCCGGCAATGTCCATTATGGCCATTAAAG CTTTGCTTAGCTCTAGGGGCAACTCGCTGTGGTACGTTGCCATGGCCGAGGAATCCATTTATGCTGTGTATTCCCTGCCTATAACCATGCCGATAGCGGTCTTTATGTTTATCCAATCTAGAACCGATGTGCCACCATTTTACCATTCG ACAAGGTCCTGGAAGTCATTGGCCACATCCTTAAGGTGGAGGACGACTTTATGGGCGCAACGGTGA